The following proteins are co-located in the Candidatus Palauibacter scopulicola genome:
- a CDS encoding sodium-dependent transporter gives MNQARDTPPSARESFGSRVGFVLAAVGSAVGLGNMWRFPYQTAEGGGAAFLVAYVCMAFLIGVPMMLAEFAVGRRARRSAIGALRAAGGRRWAAAGLLFLVTSTVIMAYLSVITGWALRYALDGLATGFHADAAGRYASVASGPSAVIFHLASIGATVGIVAFGVRRGIERASMLLMPLLFLLLIGLAIWAATLPGAAEGYRFYLSPSLSELLDPVVLQGAAAHAFYSLSVGMGIMVTYSSYLSKRTNLGRESAVIALSDFSVAFVAGLVVFPIVFGLGLSEDVGESTLGVLFISLPSAFAQMEAMGRIVGTLFFSAVIVAAVTSAVSLLEVATSILIDEWSWTRRRATLAAGVLIAAIGVAPALSLGALGIMDQVAAELLTVLGVLAIAVLVGWVMKHPEEELRIGASPRFERLIPAARFLIRYVAPPLLAYVSWIALRQTIRVIAG, from the coding sequence TTGAACCAGGCACGCGACACTCCCCCATCCGCCCGCGAAAGCTTCGGCAGCCGGGTCGGTTTCGTGCTCGCCGCAGTGGGATCCGCGGTCGGGTTGGGGAATATGTGGCGCTTCCCCTACCAGACAGCCGAGGGCGGCGGCGCGGCTTTCCTCGTGGCCTACGTTTGCATGGCGTTCCTCATCGGAGTGCCGATGATGCTGGCGGAGTTCGCCGTGGGTCGGCGCGCGCGCCGCTCCGCGATCGGCGCTCTGCGGGCGGCCGGCGGCAGGCGCTGGGCGGCGGCGGGGCTCCTCTTCCTCGTGACGTCGACCGTGATCATGGCCTACCTGTCGGTCATCACGGGCTGGGCCCTCCGCTACGCCCTCGACGGGCTCGCCACCGGGTTCCACGCCGACGCCGCGGGGCGCTACGCGTCGGTCGCGTCCGGCCCCTCGGCGGTCATCTTCCACCTGGCCTCGATCGGCGCGACGGTCGGGATCGTGGCGTTCGGCGTCCGCAGGGGGATCGAGCGGGCGAGCATGCTGCTCATGCCGCTCCTCTTCCTCCTCCTCATCGGCCTCGCGATCTGGGCCGCGACGCTGCCGGGCGCCGCGGAGGGCTACCGCTTCTACCTCTCCCCGTCGCTGAGCGAGCTGCTGGACCCCGTCGTGCTGCAGGGCGCGGCCGCCCACGCCTTCTATTCGCTGAGCGTGGGGATGGGGATCATGGTCACCTATTCCTCCTACCTCTCGAAGCGCACGAACCTCGGGCGCGAAAGCGCCGTGATCGCGCTCTCGGATTTCTCCGTCGCCTTCGTGGCGGGGCTCGTCGTGTTCCCGATCGTGTTCGGGCTCGGGCTGTCGGAGGACGTGGGAGAGAGCACGCTGGGCGTCCTCTTCATCTCGCTCCCGAGCGCGTTCGCGCAGATGGAGGCGATGGGCCGGATCGTCGGCACCCTGTTCTTCAGCGCCGTGATCGTGGCGGCGGTCACCTCCGCGGTCTCCCTGCTGGAGGTGGCGACCTCGATCCTCATCGACGAATGGAGCTGGACGCGCCGGCGGGCGACGCTCGCCGCGGGCGTTCTCATCGCCGCGATCGGGGTCGCGCCGGCGCTTTCCCTCGGCGCGCTCGGGATCATGGATCAGGTGGCGGCGGAACTCCTCACGGTGCTGGGCGTACTCGCCATCGCGGTGCTCGTGGGCTGGGTGATGAAACACCCGGAGGAGGAGCTCCGGATCGGAGCGTCGCCCCGGTTCGAGCGCCTGATTCCGGCGGCGCGCTTCCTGATTCGCTATGTGGCGCCGCCTCTGCTGGCCTACGTGAGCTGGATCGCGCTGCGGCAGACGATCCGCGTCATCGCCGGATAG